One window of Streptomyces sp. FIT100 genomic DNA carries:
- a CDS encoding histidine phosphatase family protein, whose amino-acid sequence MSTAELSGGAAPGHPDPRRIVLLRHAKADWPQVSDHERPLADRGRTEAPAAGRRLAETGIAFDLALCSTAVRTRETWKLAVQELPQRPRTVYEERLYEASLGDLLALLNETPEDVDDVLLIGHNPGMHALADALAGRAEGDALATMNRGGFPTAAFAVIGFTGSWKTVEHGVGTLLDYWAPHK is encoded by the coding sequence ATGAGCACCGCTGAGCTTTCCGGGGGAGCAGCCCCCGGACACCCCGACCCCCGAAGGATCGTCCTCCTCCGCCATGCGAAGGCCGACTGGCCCCAGGTGTCCGACCATGAGCGGCCGCTCGCCGACCGGGGACGCACGGAGGCTCCCGCCGCCGGACGCAGACTGGCCGAGACCGGCATCGCCTTCGACCTCGCCCTGTGCTCGACCGCGGTGAGGACCCGCGAGACGTGGAAGCTGGCCGTGCAGGAGCTGCCGCAGCGCCCGCGGACGGTGTACGAGGAGCGGTTGTACGAGGCGTCGCTCGGTGATCTGCTCGCGCTCCTGAACGAGACTCCGGAGGACGTCGACGACGTACTCCTCATCGGCCACAACCCCGGGATGCACGCCCTCGCGGACGCTCTCGCGGGCCGGGCCGAGGGCGATGCCCTGGCCACGATGAACCGCGGCGGCTTCCCGACCGCCGCCTTCGCCGTCATCGGGTTCACGGGTTCCTGGAAGACCGTCGAGCACGGCGTCGGCACGCTCCTCGACTACTGGGCCCCGCACAAGTAG
- a CDS encoding streptophobe family protein, translating into MAASEGGDPARGTSWGDVVISSVAAVSWAVAGMAGTAALGLHLLGADAHGSLGPMTAAVTVLAVGGSLTPSGEVSAFGLEGAQASTAVDFTPLGVGLVGALLLSYVFLRSLRAAGARLPGTELAARAGMSAALLVAVVGGLAWVGHDVITFDGGALRLGELPGAGDQVEVPGLGGIGDIGDIGGIGGIEGLLPDRLGDLVEAEASVGFTVNTADSLVGALVWVLGVLLVALLAGRPVPLPHAWEAVRRVVRPAVSALVAVVLGAVGAGLGAAAYAAAGDEHPGRIAGAALLGAPNGVWLGVPLGLFVPWEGKTTGESVQVLPDPLDELLRMPADAPVTVGRLAELDGRMWLLAVACALMMLSAGVLAAVRTPRQEGVGAAGFAVRCAVPLGVATAVALPVLVVLTEVSADASLAVLGVDAFGAGLELHGDVGMAALLGAAWGAAAGAVGALLVYGTGAGTRVRAGTRVGAPARVTPGAGEPPAAPVAPPVGPPVGPYRPSVPYRPPNADTNPYLRLPPGEPPPPGMPPEAR; encoded by the coding sequence ATGGCGGCGAGCGAAGGCGGGGACCCGGCGCGCGGGACATCGTGGGGCGATGTGGTGATCTCCTCGGTCGCCGCGGTGAGTTGGGCGGTGGCCGGGATGGCGGGAACGGCCGCGCTCGGGCTGCATCTGCTGGGCGCCGACGCGCACGGTTCGCTCGGGCCGATGACGGCGGCGGTGACGGTGCTCGCGGTGGGCGGATCCCTCACGCCGTCGGGCGAGGTGTCCGCGTTCGGTCTGGAGGGTGCGCAGGCGTCGACTGCCGTCGACTTCACGCCGCTCGGGGTGGGACTGGTCGGGGCGCTGCTGCTGTCGTACGTCTTCCTGCGGTCGCTGCGCGCGGCAGGCGCCCGGCTGCCGGGTACGGAACTGGCCGCGCGGGCCGGAATGTCGGCCGCGCTGTTGGTGGCGGTGGTGGGCGGGCTCGCGTGGGTGGGGCACGACGTCATCACGTTCGACGGGGGTGCGCTGCGGCTGGGGGAACTCCCAGGGGCGGGCGACCAGGTGGAGGTACCGGGGCTCGGGGGCATCGGGGACATCGGCGATATCGGTGGCATCGGTGGTATCGAGGGCCTGTTGCCGGACCGGCTCGGGGACCTGGTGGAGGCGGAGGCTTCGGTCGGCTTCACCGTGAACACCGCGGACTCGCTGGTGGGCGCACTGGTCTGGGTGCTCGGCGTCCTGCTCGTCGCCCTGCTCGCCGGGCGCCCGGTGCCGCTGCCGCACGCCTGGGAGGCGGTGCGGCGGGTGGTACGGCCTGCCGTGTCGGCGCTGGTGGCGGTGGTGCTGGGCGCGGTGGGCGCGGGGCTCGGTGCGGCCGCGTACGCGGCGGCCGGTGACGAGCACCCGGGCAGGATCGCCGGCGCGGCGCTGCTCGGCGCGCCGAACGGGGTGTGGCTCGGTGTCCCGCTGGGGCTCTTCGTGCCGTGGGAGGGGAAGACGACCGGCGAGTCGGTGCAGGTCCTGCCCGATCCGCTGGACGAGCTGCTGCGGATGCCGGCGGACGCGCCGGTGACGGTGGGGCGGCTGGCGGAGCTCGACGGGCGGATGTGGCTGCTGGCGGTGGCGTGCGCGCTGATGATGCTGTCGGCCGGGGTGCTTGCGGCGGTGCGCACACCGCGGCAGGAAGGGGTGGGAGCGGCGGGGTTCGCCGTGCGGTGCGCGGTGCCGCTGGGGGTGGCGACGGCGGTGGCGCTGCCCGTGCTGGTCGTCCTGACGGAGGTGTCGGCAGATGCGTCGCTTGCGGTGCTGGGGGTCGACGCGTTCGGCGCGGGGCTGGAGCTGCACGGGGACGTGGGTATGGCGGCGCTGCTGGGGGCGGCGTGGGGCGCGGCGGCAGGGGCGGTCGGGGCGCTGCTGGTGTACGGGACGGGCGCTGGTACGCGAGTGAGGGCTGGTACGCGAGTGGGCGCCCCTGCCCGGGTGACTCCCGGGGCGGGGGAGCCACCGGCCGCTCCGGTGGCCCCGCCGGTGGGGCCGCCGGTGGGGCCGTACCGGCCGTCGGTGCCGTATCGCCCGCCGAACGCGGATACGAACCCGTATCTGCGCTTGCCTCCCGGCGAGCCACCGCCTCCGGGGATGCCGCCGGAGGCCCGTTGA
- a CDS encoding SGM_5486 family transporter-associated protein — translation MPVLDPNPPNGQKKLLLIFGAMIAIGVVIGIIASIASPTQ, via the coding sequence ATGCCTGTGCTCGACCCGAACCCCCCGAACGGCCAGAAGAAGCTCCTGCTCATCTTCGGCGCGATGATCGCCATTGGAGTGGTCATCGGCATCATCGCCTCGATCGCCTCGCCGACCCAGTGA
- the serB gene encoding phosphoserine phosphatase SerB: MSASPSSQTSDVPTLLVKIFGKDRPGITAGLFDTLAAFSVDVVDIEQVVTRGRITLCVLVTEPSAGTEGELRATVHGWAESLKLQAEIISGTGDNRPRGSGRSHVTVLGHPLTAESTAAIAARITGTGGNIDRIFRLAKYPVTAVEFAVSGCETEPLRTALATEAAEIGVDVAVVSAGLHRRAQRLVVMDVDSTLITDEVIELFAAHAGCEDKVAEVTAQAMRGELDFEQSLHARVALLAGLDASVVEKVRAEVRLTPGARTLVRTLKRLGYQVGVVSGGFTQVTDDLRERLGLDFASANTLEIVDGKLTGRVVGEIVDRAGKARLLRRFAAEAGVPLAQTVAIGDGANDLDMLNAAGLGVAFNAKPVVRKAADTAVNVPFLDAVLYLLGITREEVEAADFHES, translated from the coding sequence ATGAGCGCATCGCCGTCCTCGCAGACCTCTGACGTCCCCACCCTCCTGGTCAAGATCTTCGGGAAGGACCGTCCCGGGATCACCGCCGGGCTCTTCGACACCCTCGCCGCCTTCTCCGTCGACGTGGTCGACATCGAGCAGGTCGTCACACGTGGCCGCATCACCCTGTGCGTGCTGGTCACGGAGCCGTCCGCCGGGACCGAGGGCGAGCTGCGGGCCACCGTGCACGGCTGGGCCGAGTCACTGAAGCTCCAGGCCGAGATCATCTCCGGCACCGGAGACAACCGGCCCCGTGGCAGTGGCCGTTCCCATGTCACCGTGCTCGGGCACCCGCTGACCGCGGAGTCCACGGCGGCCATAGCTGCCAGGATCACCGGGACCGGCGGCAACATCGACCGCATCTTCCGGCTGGCGAAGTACCCGGTGACCGCCGTGGAGTTCGCGGTGTCCGGCTGCGAGACCGAGCCGCTGCGCACGGCGCTCGCCACCGAGGCCGCGGAGATCGGCGTGGACGTCGCCGTCGTGTCGGCGGGGCTGCACCGCAGGGCGCAGCGCCTCGTGGTGATGGACGTCGACTCCACGCTGATCACCGACGAGGTGATCGAGCTGTTCGCGGCGCACGCCGGCTGCGAGGACAAGGTCGCCGAGGTCACCGCCCAGGCGATGCGCGGTGAGCTGGACTTCGAGCAGTCGCTGCACGCGCGCGTGGCGCTGCTGGCGGGCCTCGACGCGTCGGTGGTGGAAAAGGTGCGTGCCGAGGTGCGGCTCACGCCGGGCGCCCGCACGCTGGTGCGTACGCTCAAGCGGCTCGGTTACCAAGTGGGCGTCGTCTCCGGTGGGTTCACCCAGGTCACGGACGATCTCAGGGAGCGGCTCGGGCTGGACTTCGCCTCCGCCAACACGCTGGAGATCGTGGACGGAAAGCTGACCGGCCGGGTCGTGGGCGAGATCGTGGACCGCGCGGGCAAGGCGCGGTTGCTGCGCCGGTTCGCCGCGGAGGCGGGCGTGCCGCTGGCCCAGACGGTCGCCATCGGTGACGGCGCCAACGACCTGGACATGCTCAACGCGGCGGGCCTCGGCGTCGCCTTCAACGCCAAGCCGGTGGTGCGCAAGGCCGCCGACACGGCGGTGAACGTCCCGTTCCTCGACGCGGTGCTCTATCTGCTCGGGATCACCCGGGAAGAGGTCGAGGCGGCGGACTTCCACGAGTCGTGA